Proteins co-encoded in one Malus sylvestris chromosome 9, drMalSylv7.2, whole genome shotgun sequence genomic window:
- the LOC126582034 gene encoding uncharacterized protein LOC126582034: MGASTSTEHKVPNEQREAEALAASTGALPMLQKSFSNLADPQSNAIPLHSLQQCFRLTYKNPVACEGIPLPDSFPALLDHLGGSISDLFFVSDKGGVNWVEFVRGYNKCCARMSASVSLNKLLRVFPATLRKAGSPSNLEFESDDADCKITGSLMPADVLMLLWMCWAMSWYSRTSKISNEKLHLRLPDVKHVVLSAIVSCAEAGSGLNVWDCDFSGLGVQLPVGKFQSWVLKTVPGLPDCFTQFAHGIIKKCASQKDGQECSTSSVADNSSTMANSSNLLSQGMAWAISLTLRGSISDEMSKLCFPHSDVHGIDKNLLYRSSVHGRGLNRFWSNVEGYQGALLMLISATSRDANDDRENERKWIVGTLAYQGFENRDAFYGSPGNLYAITPVFHVYPPTGKEKNFVYCHLHPTGRAYEPKPKPVGIGFGGSMGNERIFVDEDFSKVTIRHHAADKTYQPGSLFPDQGFLPVEALVSEVEVWGLGGRGAKDVQDSYKKREQLFNDQRRKVDLKTFGNWEDSPEKMMMDMVTDPNAVRREDR, encoded by the exons ATGGGGGCCTCAACTTCGACGGAGCACAAGGTGCCGAACGAACAGCGAGAGGCGGAAGCCTTAGCAGCCTCCACCGGAGCTCTTCCGATGCTCCAGAAATCTTTCTCCAACCTCGCTGATCCCCAATCCAATGCAATCCCCCTCCACTCCCTGCAG CAATGTTTCCGTTTAACTTACAAAAACCCAGTAGCATGTGAAGGCATTCCATTGCCTGATTCGTTTCCGGCACTGCTGGATCATCTTGGTGGGTCGATTTCGGACCTGTTTTTCGTGTCGGATAAAGGCGGAGTGAATTGGGTTGAGTTCGTTAGGGGATATAATAAGTGTTGTGCAAGAATGTCTGCGTCTGTGTCACTTAACAAGTTGCTGAGAGTTTTTCCTGCGACACTTCGGAAGGCGGGTTCGCCTTCAAACTTGGAATTTGAATCTGATGATGCTGATTGTAAGATAACCGGATCGCTTATGCCCGCGGACGTGCTTATGCTTCTTTGGATGTGTTGGGCCATGTCTTGGTACTCTAGGACTTCGAAAATATCAAATGAGAAACTACATTTACGCTTGCCGGATGTTAAACATGTTGTTTTATCTGCTATTGTTTCGTGCGCTGAAGCTGGCAGTGGCTTGAACGTGTGGGATTGCGACTTCTCGGGCTTGGGAGTTCAACTTCCTGTGGGGAAGTTTCAATCTTGGGTTTTGAAAACAGTGCCTGGTCTCCCAGATTGTTTTACACAGTTTGCGCATGGAATAATAAAAAAGTGTGCTTCTCAGAAG GATGGACAGGAATGCTCAACTTCTTCAGTGGCAGATAATTCCTCCACCATGGCAAACAGTTCCAATCTTTTGTCCCAAGGAATGGCATGGGCGATTTCCCTCACATTGAGAGGCTCAATTAGTGATGAGATGTCAAAACTATGCTTCCCCCACAGTGACGTTCATGGAATAGATAAGAACCTACTTTACAG GTCCTCTGTTCATGGCAGAGGGTTGAATAGATTCTGGTCCAATGTTGAGGGTTACCAAGGGGCACTGCTCATGCTGATTTCTGCAACTTCCAGAGATGCCAATGATGAtagagaaaatgaaagaaaatggatTGTAGGTACACTCGCGTATCAAGGTTTTGAAAACAGGGATGCTTTTTATGGAAGTCCAGGAAATCTATATGCTATAACTCCAGTCTTTCATGTGTATCCACCTACTG GAAAGGAAAAGAACTTTGTGTATTGCCATCTGCATCCCACTGGCAGGGCGTATGAGCCGAAACCAAAGCCTGTGGGGATAGGATTTGGTGGAAGTATGGGAAATGAAAGAATTTTTGTTGATGAAGATTTTTCCAAAGTTACTATTCGCCACCATGCAGCTGACAAAACGTATCAACCTGGCTCCCTGTTTCCTGATCAG GGCTTCCTACCTGTTGAAGCTTTGGTTTCAGAAGTTGAAGTTTGGGGGCTTGGTGGAAGAGGCGCAAAGGATGTGCAAGATTCATACAAGAAGAGGGAACAACTTTTCAATGATCAAAGGCGGAAG GTTGACTTGAAAACATTCGGGAATTGGGAGGATTCACCGGAGAAGATGATGATGGACATGGTCACTGACCCAAATGCAGTTCGACGGGAGGATCGCTAA
- the LOC126633923 gene encoding uncharacterized protein LOC126633923 yields MGSTGSDVFTEIGFTNWKKGPKNLRVHEGGVGSLHNKAVQQARDLMTQKQYIETFVIKQTDEAHINYRTLLSASFECTRWLLGQGLPFRGHDESLKSSNRGNYLELMQFLSKHNEQVRKVVFENAPKNLKYTSSDIQKDLVRACAIETVSAITKDMEGEAIEKFLGVQHVSSITSSSLEDAIERLFATTNLSMSKLRGQGYDGASNMKALVFVAKENEDVANFFINASSLVNLIGSSCKRRDAFREKQQEQIQKAHDLAVVEVVEWIKSDRNQDNLEKFCEEHDIIVPNMEDLHFVPGKSRRKAQKITNFHHYRVDLYFQVLDMQLKELNDGFNEVNTELLLCMACLSPVNNFASFDKAKIVRLAQLYSQDFDRMDLMNLPIQLDNYIHDMKMHSEFSSLRGLSDLAQELVKTGRCESYMLVYKLLTLALVLPVATALVERAFSAMKIFAPLPEKSWLRHCIHTHTLKQ; encoded by the exons ATGGGTAGCACTGGAAGTGATGTCTTCACTGAGATAGGGTTTACAAATTGGAAGAAAGGACCCAAAAATCTTCGAGTCCATGAGGGAGGTGTTGGAAGTCTTCATAATAAAGCTGTACAACAAGCTAGAGATTTGATGACACAAAAACAATACATTGAAACATTTGTGATTAAGCAAACCGATGAAGCTCACATTAATTATCGTACTTTATTGAGTGCCTCATTTGAGTGCACAAGATGGTTGTTGGGACAAGGTTTACCTTTTCGTGGCCATGATGAATCGTTGAAATCAAGCAATAGGGGCAATTATTTGGAGCTTATGCAATTTCTTTCCAAGCATAATGAACAAGTTAGGAAGGTTGTGTTTGAGAATGCTCCCAAGAATCTTAAGTATACTTCTTCCGATATTCAAAAAGATCTTGTCCGTGCTTGTGCCATTGAAACTGTAAGTGCAATCACTAAAGATATGGAag GAGAAGCAATTGAAAAGTTTTTGGGTGTTCAACATGTCTCCTCTATAACTAGTAGCTCGCTTGAAGATGCCATTGAGAGATTGTTTGCTACAACAAATTTGAGTATGTCTAAGTTACGAGGACAAGGCTATGATGGAGCTAGCAATATGAAAG ctctTGTATTCGTGGCAAAGGAAAATGAGGATGTTgccaatttcttcatcaatgctAGTAGTTTGGTGAATCTTATTGGATCATCGTGTAAGCGTCGTGATGCATTTAGAGAGaaacaacaagaacaaattCAGAAAGCTCATGATCTTG CCGTGGTGGAGGTGGTTGAATGGATTAAAAGTGATCGCAACCAAGATAATCTCG AAAAGTTTTGTGAGGAGCATGATATTATCGTTCCTAACATGGAGGATTTGCATTTCGTACCTGGAAAATCAAGGCGTAAAGCtcaaaaaatcacaaacttcCATCACTATCGTGTGGACCtctattttcaagtccttgATATGCAACTAAAGGAGTTGAATGATGGCTTCAATGAGGTAAACACCGAGTTACTTCTTTGTATGGCTTGTTTGAGTCCAgtgaataattttgcatcttttgacaAAGCAAAAATTGTTCGTTTAGCCCAACTTTATTCTCAAGATTTTGATCGTATGGACCTCATGAATCTTCCAATTCAACTTGACAATTACATTCATGATATGAAGATGCATAGTGAGTTTTCATCATTGAGAGGACTTAGTGATCTTGCACAAGAGTTAGTGAAGACCGGGAGGTGTGAAAGTTATATGTTAGTGTATAAACTTCTTACATTGGCATTGGTGTTACCGGTTGCAACCGCTTTGGTGGAGAGagctttttctgctatgaagatt TTCGCCCCTCTTCCCGagaaatcctggcttcgccactgtatacacacacacacactgaagCAGTAA